The proteins below are encoded in one region of Pseudoduganella armeniaca:
- the pepN gene encoding aminopeptidase N, producing the protein MRTDSPQTIYRKDYTPPSYLVETVELGFDLDPARTIVANRVTLRHNPDSKSRDIVLHGEDIELVALRLNGTELNPGQYILGANTLTIKAAPLNAVLEIETTCVPQDNTTLSGLYVSNGSFYTQCEAEGFRRITFFPDRPDVMAKYTVMLRADKEKYPVLLSNGNLIEEGDLPDGRHYAKWEDPFRKPSYLFALVAARLVCQEETYTLQSGREVLLQVWVEDGNLDKTDYAMQSLKNSIRWDEERWGLELDLDRFMIVAVGDFNMGAMENKGLNIFNTKFVLANPATATDVDYAGIEAVVGHEYFHNWTGNRVTCRDWFQLSLKEGLTVFRDQEFSADMIGTASGRAVTRIDQVRTLRQAQFPEDAGPMAHPVRPDSFVEINNFYTVTVYEKGAEVVRMYQTLLGREAFRKGMDLYFARHDEQAVTCDDFRAAMASASGRNLDQFERWYSQAGTPVVTASTSYDVENQVYELTLAQRCPATPGQQTKLPFHIPVAVGLLGADGFDLALNQDGDTTVVLELTEEQQTFRFEGIREAPTPSLLRDFSAPVILEYPYTDDELVHLFRHDSDPVNRWEAGQRLAMTRLLKLTAAVQQGAELELDYGFIAAQRALLLDDGLDAAFREQALILPSESVVADQMDVVDPRAIHTARQFMRKTIATVLRAELLNAYAANETPGPYSPDAVSAGKRGLKNLALAYLCAAPDVHIIDLAQRQFENATNMTDRAAALVALIHSGADAEQALRSFYEQFEHEALVVDKWFAIQANAPTTDVARVRELMQHPAFTLKTPNRARSLLFSFCNGNPAQFHAPDGSGYEFWAEHVIKLNALNPQVAARFARTMDRWRRYDPGLQAHMRTALEKVAGAQKLSNDVLEVVSKALSN; encoded by the coding sequence ATGAGAACCGACAGCCCGCAGACGATCTACCGTAAAGACTACACCCCGCCCAGCTACCTGGTGGAAACCGTGGAGTTGGGCTTCGATCTCGATCCCGCTCGCACCATCGTGGCCAATCGCGTCACCTTGCGCCACAATCCCGACAGCAAGAGCCGCGACATCGTCCTGCATGGCGAGGATATCGAACTTGTGGCGCTGCGCCTGAATGGCACCGAGCTGAACCCGGGTCAATACATACTGGGGGCGAACACGCTGACCATCAAGGCCGCGCCACTGAATGCCGTGCTGGAAATCGAGACGACGTGTGTGCCGCAGGACAATACGACCCTGTCCGGCCTGTACGTCTCGAACGGCAGCTTCTACACGCAGTGCGAAGCGGAAGGCTTCCGCCGCATTACTTTCTTCCCGGACCGGCCCGACGTGATGGCGAAGTACACCGTGATGCTGCGTGCGGACAAGGAAAAATACCCCGTGCTGCTGTCGAACGGCAACCTGATCGAGGAGGGCGACTTGCCGGACGGGCGCCACTATGCCAAGTGGGAAGACCCGTTCCGCAAGCCCTCCTACCTGTTCGCGCTGGTGGCGGCGCGCCTGGTCTGCCAGGAGGAGACGTACACGCTGCAGTCCGGCCGTGAAGTGCTGCTGCAGGTGTGGGTGGAAGACGGCAACCTGGACAAGACCGACTACGCCATGCAGTCGCTGAAGAACTCGATCCGCTGGGACGAGGAGCGCTGGGGCCTGGAGCTGGACCTGGACCGCTTCATGATCGTCGCCGTGGGCGACTTCAATATGGGCGCGATGGAAAACAAGGGCCTGAACATCTTCAACACCAAGTTCGTGCTGGCCAATCCGGCCACGGCAACCGACGTCGACTATGCCGGCATCGAAGCCGTCGTTGGCCATGAATACTTCCACAACTGGACCGGCAACCGCGTCACCTGCCGCGACTGGTTCCAGCTGTCGCTGAAGGAAGGCCTGACGGTGTTCCGCGACCAGGAATTCTCGGCCGACATGATCGGCACGGCCAGCGGCCGCGCCGTCACCCGCATCGACCAGGTGCGCACCTTGCGCCAGGCCCAGTTCCCCGAGGATGCCGGGCCGATGGCGCACCCGGTGCGGCCCGACTCGTTCGTCGAGATCAATAATTTTTATACGGTGACCGTCTACGAGAAGGGCGCCGAGGTGGTGCGCATGTACCAGACCCTGCTGGGCCGCGAGGCCTTCCGCAAGGGCATGGACCTGTACTTCGCGCGGCACGACGAGCAGGCCGTCACCTGCGACGACTTCCGCGCCGCGATGGCTTCGGCCAGTGGCCGCAATCTCGACCAGTTCGAGCGCTGGTACAGCCAGGCCGGCACGCCGGTCGTTACCGCCAGCACCAGCTATGACGTGGAAAACCAGGTGTACGAGTTGACGCTGGCGCAGCGCTGCCCAGCGACGCCCGGCCAGCAGACCAAGCTGCCGTTCCACATTCCCGTCGCCGTCGGCCTGCTGGGCGCGGATGGCTTCGACCTGGCGCTGAACCAGGACGGCGATACCACCGTCGTGCTGGAGCTGACGGAAGAACAGCAGACCTTCCGCTTCGAGGGCATCCGCGAAGCGCCCACGCCTTCGCTGCTGCGCGACTTTTCCGCGCCCGTGATCCTGGAATATCCGTACACGGACGACGAGCTGGTGCACCTGTTCCGCCACGACAGCGATCCGGTCAACCGCTGGGAAGCGGGCCAGCGCCTGGCGATGACGCGCCTGCTGAAGCTCACCGCTGCCGTGCAGCAGGGCGCCGAACTGGAGCTGGACTACGGCTTCATCGCGGCGCAGCGCGCGCTGCTGCTGGACGACGGCCTGGACGCGGCGTTCCGTGAGCAGGCCCTGATCCTGCCATCCGAATCGGTGGTGGCCGACCAGATGGACGTGGTCGACCCGCGCGCCATCCACACGGCGCGCCAGTTCATGCGCAAGACGATCGCCACCGTGCTGCGCGCGGAGCTGCTGAACGCGTATGCCGCCAACGAAACGCCGGGGCCATACAGCCCGGACGCCGTCTCGGCCGGCAAGCGCGGCCTGAAGAACCTGGCGCTGGCCTACCTGTGCGCCGCGCCGGACGTGCACATCATCGACCTGGCCCAGCGGCAGTTCGAGAATGCGACCAATATGACGGACCGCGCCGCCGCGCTGGTCGCGCTGATCCACAGCGGCGCCGATGCCGAACAGGCGCTGCGCAGCTTCTACGAACAGTTCGAGCACGAGGCGCTGGTGGTGGACAAGTGGTTCGCCATCCAGGCCAACGCACCCACGACGGACGTGGCGCGCGTGCGCGAGCTGATGCAGCACCCGGCCTTCACCTTGAAGACGCCGAACCGCGCGCGCAGCCTGCTGTTCAGCTTCTGCAACGGCAACCCGGCGCAGTTCCATGCGCCGGACGGCAGCGGCTACGAGTTCTGGGCCGAGCACGTCATCAAGCTCAATGCCCTGAACCCGCAAGTGGCGGCGCGCTTCGCCCGCACGATGGACCGCTGGCGCCGCTATGACCCGGGGCTGCAGGCGCACATGCGCACCGCGCTGGAAAAGGTGGCGGGCGCCCAGAAGCTGTCCAACGACGTGCTGGAAGTGGTCAGCAAGGCGCTCTCCAACTGA
- a CDS encoding DUF4136 domain-containing protein, giving the protein MKCLAILAAAGALLLSGCASTIRSDVTVFHQWPAQLQEKSYVFGTPAPAEDTLEYRSYQELVAAQLDRLGFSRAGSPGAAKLRVDMSFSTTDRPTRQLQVIDPYWSMSPYWSPYGWPYRGYYPSRYRYRYFGFRPYYDPWMFGPTEYREVIVHNYERKLNVQIADMAGSKLYDVTVQNTSRKQSTPQVMPLLVQSAFKEFPGESGKAKRVELELQ; this is encoded by the coding sequence ATGAAATGCTTGGCCATCCTTGCCGCAGCGGGCGCCCTGCTGCTGAGCGGGTGTGCGTCGACGATCCGCAGCGATGTCACCGTGTTCCACCAGTGGCCCGCGCAACTGCAGGAAAAATCGTATGTCTTCGGCACGCCGGCGCCGGCCGAGGACACGCTGGAATATCGCAGCTACCAGGAGTTGGTCGCGGCCCAGCTGGACCGGCTGGGGTTCAGCCGCGCCGGCTCGCCGGGCGCCGCCAAGCTGCGCGTGGACATGTCGTTCTCGACCACCGACCGGCCCACGCGCCAGTTGCAGGTGATCGATCCCTACTGGTCGATGTCGCCGTACTGGAGCCCGTACGGCTGGCCGTACCGCGGCTATTACCCTTCGCGCTACCGCTACCGCTACTTCGGCTTCCGGCCGTATTACGACCCGTGGATGTTCGGCCCGACCGAGTACCGCGAAGTCATCGTGCACAACTACGAGCGCAAGCTGAACGTGCAGATCGCCGACATGGCCGGCAGCAAGCTGTATGACGTGACGGTGCAGAACACCAGCCGCAAGCAGTCCACGCCGCAGGTGATGCCGCTGCTGGTGCAGAGCGCGTTCAAGGAGTTCCCGGGCGAGAGCGGCAAGGCCAAGCGGGTCGAATTGGAGTTGCAATAA
- a CDS encoding helix-turn-helix domain-containing protein, translating to MPRTASVEAMKHYIPGELLRERKARAPDDIHVEIHAHAPVQEPVVVPAVPEPMLVWIVSGEAVVEERPLGGDWLAVPVRHGDFYLTTSPAPVEMRWRSTGAAPFCVMHVYLGLPLLARVVKEHTGKELGAFALREVSGERDAVLAGLFQALHAALSGATPATPGFVQGMAQAITAHVVAHYECSTDGRPVVRGGMPAHRLRRVLDAMHAGLAEPFDLGRLAALAELSTFHFSRVFKQATGMSPSRYFVRLRMDEARRLLSDTAMSVLDIGLAVGYASPSHFAQVFRESTGTAPSVWRGARQAR from the coding sequence ATGCCACGTACGGCTTCGGTCGAAGCGATGAAGCACTACATCCCCGGCGAACTGCTGCGCGAGCGCAAGGCGCGCGCGCCGGACGATATCCATGTCGAGATCCACGCGCATGCTCCCGTGCAGGAGCCGGTGGTGGTGCCGGCCGTGCCCGAGCCGATGCTGGTGTGGATCGTGTCCGGCGAGGCGGTCGTCGAGGAGCGCCCGCTGGGCGGGGACTGGCTGGCGGTGCCGGTGCGCCATGGCGACTTCTATCTGACCACGTCGCCGGCGCCCGTCGAGATGCGCTGGCGCAGCACGGGTGCCGCACCGTTTTGCGTGATGCACGTCTACCTGGGGCTGCCGTTGCTGGCGCGCGTGGTGAAGGAGCACACCGGCAAGGAGCTGGGCGCATTCGCGCTGCGCGAAGTGTCCGGTGAGCGCGACGCGGTGCTGGCCGGGCTGTTCCAGGCCTTGCATGCGGCGCTGTCGGGCGCCACGCCCGCCACGCCAGGCTTCGTGCAGGGCATGGCCCAGGCGATCACGGCCCACGTGGTGGCGCACTATGAATGCAGCACGGACGGTCGCCCGGTGGTCCGTGGCGGCATGCCGGCGCACCGCCTGCGCCGCGTGCTCGATGCCATGCACGCCGGGCTGGCCGAACCGTTCGACCTGGGGCGGCTGGCCGCGCTGGCCGAGCTGAGCACCTTTCACTTTTCGCGGGTGTTCAAGCAGGCCACCGGCATGTCGCCCTCGCGCTACTTCGTGCGGCTGCGCATGGACGAGGCGCGGCGCCTGCTCAGCGATACCGCGATGTCCGTGCTCGATATCGGCCTCGCCGTGGGGTATGCGAGTCCCAGCCACTTTGCCCAGGTGTTCCGGGAATCCACCGGCACGGCGCCGAGCGTATGGCGCGGCGCGCGACAAGCCCGCTGA
- a CDS encoding DoxX family protein — protein MNTFFSNHAGSDSFVPAIGRVLLATIFVISAIGKIAAPEATIGYIESVGLPFATLGLAIAIAVELGGGLLLALGVKARAVAAVLAAFSIVTGLAFHHAIGDQNQLIHLLKNFAMAGGLLQVVAFGAGAFSIDQRLARPAARQFA, from the coding sequence ATGAATACCTTCTTCTCTAACCACGCCGGCTCCGATTCCTTCGTTCCCGCCATCGGCCGCGTGCTGCTCGCCACCATCTTCGTCATCAGCGCGATCGGCAAGATCGCCGCGCCCGAAGCGACGATCGGCTACATCGAGTCGGTGGGCTTGCCGTTCGCCACGCTGGGCCTCGCGATCGCCATCGCGGTCGAACTGGGCGGTGGCCTGCTGCTGGCCCTGGGCGTCAAGGCGCGCGCCGTTGCCGCCGTGCTGGCAGCCTTCTCGATCGTGACGGGCCTGGCGTTCCACCACGCCATCGGCGACCAGAACCAGCTGATCCACCTGTTGAAGAACTTCGCGATGGCCGGCGGCCTGCTGCAGGTCGTGGCCTTCGGCGCCGGCGCCTTCAGCATCGACCAGCGCCTGGCCCGCCCGGCGGCCCGCCAGTTCGCTTGA
- a CDS encoding class 1 fructose-bisphosphatase, giving the protein MKRISLTQHLVEEQRQHNTIPAELRLLIEVVARACKTISHSVGKGALGDVLGALESENVQGEVQKKLDVISNEILLEANEWGGHLAAMASEEMESIHQIPNRYPKGEYMLLFDPLDGSSNIDVNVSIGTIFSVLKAPEGMATPTEQDFMQPGSKQVAAGYAVYGPQTMLVLTTGNGVNCFTLDREMGSWVLTQRNMQIPAKTKEFAINMSNQRHWHPPVQRYINELLAGSTGPRGTDFNMRWIASMVADVHRILNRGGIFMYPADIRDPSKPGKLRLMYEANPMAFIVEQAGGMATDGKHRILDIQPEKLHQRVPVFLGSRDEVAVVTGYHHA; this is encoded by the coding sequence ATGAAACGAATCAGCCTCACTCAACACCTCGTTGAGGAACAACGCCAGCACAACACGATCCCGGCCGAACTGCGCCTCCTGATCGAGGTGGTGGCCCGCGCCTGCAAGACGATCAGCCACTCCGTCGGCAAGGGGGCGCTGGGCGACGTGCTGGGCGCGCTGGAATCGGAAAACGTGCAAGGCGAAGTGCAGAAGAAGCTGGACGTGATCTCGAACGAGATCCTGCTGGAAGCGAACGAGTGGGGCGGCCACCTGGCGGCGATGGCGTCGGAGGAGATGGAATCGATCCACCAGATTCCGAACCGCTATCCGAAGGGCGAATACATGCTGCTGTTCGACCCGCTGGACGGCTCGTCGAACATCGACGTCAACGTCTCGATCGGCACCATCTTCTCGGTGCTGAAGGCGCCGGAAGGCATGGCGACGCCGACCGAGCAGGACTTCATGCAGCCGGGCAGCAAGCAGGTGGCCGCCGGCTACGCCGTGTACGGCCCGCAGACGATGCTGGTGCTCACCACCGGCAACGGCGTCAACTGCTTCACGCTGGACCGCGAAATGGGGTCGTGGGTGCTCACGCAGCGCAATATGCAGATCCCGGCGAAAACCAAGGAATTCGCCATCAACATGTCGAACCAGCGCCACTGGCACCCGCCGGTACAGCGCTACATCAACGAACTGCTGGCCGGCAGCACGGGCCCGCGCGGCACCGACTTCAACATGCGCTGGATCGCCTCGATGGTGGCGGACGTGCACCGCATCCTGAACCGCGGCGGCATCTTCATGTACCCGGCCGACATCCGCGACCCGAGCAAGCCGGGCAAGCTGCGCCTGATGTACGAAGCGAACCCGATGGCGTTCATCGTCGAGCAGGCGGGCGGCATGGCGACGGACGGCAAGCACCGCATCCTCGACATCCAGCCGGAGAAGCTGCACCAGCGCGTGCCAGTGTTCCTGGGCTCGCGTGACGAGGTGGCGGTGGTCACCGGCTACCACCACGCCTGA
- a CDS encoding sensor histidine kinase: MNWPSPPAWLRALLVNFALWTALCALAGMTTYGDAAHDGDTRGYVAMTLGWWYGYLAMMLQSWLLYLLYRRRPGWLATPARILAGYTAYITLCAPIALLGLAVRRCFKFGMSPSLSNALHYCAKMDKFEWFVVFVLLTLAFGTVVASLLWRQRRRQATELAQARLALERQRLAALRGQLEPHFIFNTLSAIGAMVRTDDKPVALDGLARLGDLLHYALTNSARDWIDMADELAFVRHYLDLQRLRFGERLRVRIEGTHLLDDGIECPPMLLQPLVENALRHDLECHDEDSDIVVTFARAGTLLLVRVTNTVREHAAPKAGLGIGLRGIQARLQLAYGGAATLVTARVDNRFAAELSLPWSAGQ, from the coding sequence ATGAACTGGCCCTCCCCTCCCGCCTGGCTGCGCGCCCTCCTCGTCAATTTCGCCTTGTGGACGGCGCTGTGCGCGCTGGCCGGCATGACGACCTATGGCGATGCCGCCCACGATGGCGACACGCGCGGCTATGTGGCGATGACGCTGGGCTGGTGGTACGGCTACCTGGCGATGATGCTGCAAAGCTGGCTGCTGTACCTGCTGTACCGGCGCCGGCCCGGCTGGCTCGCGACGCCGGCCCGTATCCTGGCCGGCTACACCGCCTACATCACTCTGTGCGCACCCATCGCCCTGCTGGGACTGGCCGTGCGCCGCTGCTTCAAGTTCGGCATGTCGCCATCACTGTCGAACGCCCTGCACTACTGCGCCAAGATGGACAAGTTCGAATGGTTCGTCGTCTTCGTGCTGCTGACGCTCGCCTTCGGCACCGTCGTCGCCAGCCTGCTGTGGCGCCAGCGCCGCCGCCAGGCCACCGAACTGGCGCAAGCCAGGCTGGCACTGGAACGCCAGCGCCTGGCCGCCTTGCGTGGCCAGCTCGAACCGCATTTCATCTTCAATACACTCAGCGCCATCGGCGCAATGGTGCGTACGGACGACAAGCCGGTCGCCCTCGACGGCCTGGCGCGCCTGGGCGACCTGCTGCACTACGCGCTGACGAACAGCGCGCGCGACTGGATCGACATGGCCGACGAACTGGCGTTCGTGCGCCACTACCTCGATCTGCAACGGCTGCGCTTCGGCGAGCGGCTGCGGGTACGCATCGAAGGCACGCACCTGCTGGACGACGGCATCGAGTGCCCGCCGATGCTGCTGCAGCCGTTGGTGGAGAACGCGCTGCGGCACGACCTGGAATGCCATGACGAGGACAGCGACATCGTCGTCACGTTCGCCCGCGCGGGCACCCTGTTGCTGGTGCGGGTCACGAATACCGTGCGCGAGCATGCGGCGCCTAAGGCCGGCCTCGGCATCGGCCTGCGCGGCATCCAGGCCCGCCTGCAGCTGGCGTACGGCGGCGCCGCGACGCTGGTGACCGCACGCGTGGACAATCGCTTCGCCGCGGAATTGTCGCTGCCATGGAGCGCCGGGCAATGA
- a CDS encoding LytR/AlgR family response regulator transcription factor: MSTPLRVLIVDDETHARVNLRLALQALPGWQVAGECASASAARAFLAEASADIVLLDVQMPVETGLDLARELSCRDQPPLVIFVTAHRGHALDAFDVHALDYLVKPVNEERLRQALERAGALLRQRAAYTAALRQFVAPEPGYWREVTVRSVGRMDRVALADVRWIETAGNYVELHLAERTFLHRSTLAELERYLDPAEFLRIHRRILVRRALIKRLRQVADGGCVMTLADGTELPVSERYVAAAKAAL; this comes from the coding sequence ATGAGTACGCCGCTGCGGGTATTGATCGTCGACGACGAGACGCACGCGCGCGTCAACCTGCGCCTGGCGCTGCAGGCGCTGCCGGGCTGGCAGGTGGCGGGCGAATGCGCCAGCGCGAGCGCGGCGCGCGCCTTCCTGGCCGAGGCAAGCGCGGACATCGTGCTGCTGGACGTGCAGATGCCGGTCGAAACAGGACTGGACCTGGCGCGGGAATTGAGTTGCCGCGACCAGCCCCCGCTCGTCATTTTCGTCACGGCCCATCGCGGCCATGCGCTGGACGCGTTCGACGTGCACGCGCTCGACTATCTCGTCAAACCGGTCAACGAAGAACGCTTGCGCCAGGCGCTGGAGCGCGCCGGCGCCCTGCTGCGGCAACGCGCCGCCTACACGGCCGCGCTGCGCCAGTTCGTCGCACCGGAGCCGGGCTACTGGCGCGAAGTGACGGTACGCTCCGTCGGCCGCATGGACCGGGTGGCGCTGGCCGACGTGCGCTGGATCGAGACGGCCGGCAACTACGTCGAGCTGCACCTGGCCGAGCGCACCTTCCTGCACCGCAGCACGCTGGCGGAGCTGGAGCGTTACCTGGACCCCGCCGAGTTCCTGCGCATCCACCGGCGCATCCTGGTGCGGCGTGCGCTGATCAAGCGTTTGCGGCAGGTGGCCGACGGTGGCTGTGTCATGACACTGGCCGATGGGACGGAGTTGCCGGTTAGCGAGCGGTATGTGGCGGCCGCCAAGGCCGCGCTGTAA
- a CDS encoding NADPH-dependent F420 reductase, with amino-acid sequence MTTAITSTTTIKTVGIIGAGAIGQAFARQLVDAGIDVILSNSRGPASLAAVVDGLGPRASAGTPRQAAEADLVFVSVNWSRLEEALAGIDWNGRIVIDANNPVLLPGYRLAELGGRNSSQVFASLVPGARVVKAFNTLLASVLASDPRQAGGRRVVFQSGDDGAAKAVVAGLIERLGFAGIDLGSLEVGGALQQFPGGVLPAVNLVKLG; translated from the coding sequence ATGACCACCGCCATCACCAGCACCACCACCATCAAGACTGTCGGCATCATCGGCGCGGGCGCCATCGGCCAGGCTTTCGCCCGGCAGCTGGTCGACGCCGGCATCGACGTCATCCTCAGCAACAGCCGTGGTCCGGCCTCGCTGGCCGCCGTGGTCGACGGCCTCGGCCCGCGCGCCAGCGCCGGCACGCCGCGCCAGGCAGCCGAAGCCGACCTGGTGTTCGTCAGCGTCAACTGGTCGCGGCTGGAGGAAGCGCTGGCCGGCATCGACTGGAATGGCCGCATCGTCATCGACGCCAACAACCCGGTGCTGCTGCCCGGCTACCGGCTGGCCGAACTGGGCGGCCGCAATTCCAGCCAGGTCTTTGCCAGCCTGGTGCCCGGCGCCCGCGTGGTGAAAGCCTTCAACACGCTGCTGGCCAGCGTGCTGGCGAGCGATCCGCGCCAGGCCGGCGGGCGCCGCGTGGTGTTCCAGTCCGGCGACGACGGCGCAGCGAAAGCGGTCGTGGCGGGCCTGATCGAGCGCCTCGGCTTTGCCGGCATCGACCTGGGCAGCCTGGAAGTGGGCGGCGCCCTGCAGCAATTCCCCGGCGGCGTGCTGCCGGCCGTGAACCTCGTCAAACTGGGCTGA
- a CDS encoding LysR family transcriptional regulator: MLDALSLDQLRTFIAAAEEGSFSAAGRRLRRAQSVVSHTLANLELQIGLSLFERTGRYPVLTEQGRALLDQARATVGSMDAFKARARTLAEGLEPELAVAVDVMFPIATLTAAVQAFQRQFPSTPLRLYVEALGAVVQPLLAGQCRIAIIGSLPDVPADCVSQYLLDVGAVTVVAPGHPLAQAQGVVLRKVAEQHVQLVLTDRSSLTQGRNFGVVSDKTWRLADLGAKHSFLRAGLGWGHMPLHMVEGDLRDGSLVRIELETSPTRGPGFSMHAIHRKDQPPGPAGRWFVARLQQSGLPEGQARGGPGGSV; encoded by the coding sequence ATGCTCGATGCCCTGTCGCTGGACCAGTTACGTACCTTTATCGCCGCCGCGGAGGAGGGCAGCTTCTCGGCCGCCGGCCGGCGCCTGCGCCGCGCGCAATCGGTCGTCAGCCACACACTGGCGAACCTCGAGCTGCAGATCGGCTTGTCCCTGTTCGAGCGCACCGGCCGCTATCCCGTGCTGACAGAGCAGGGCCGCGCGCTGCTGGACCAAGCCCGCGCAACGGTGGGCAGCATGGACGCGTTCAAGGCGCGTGCCCGCACCCTGGCCGAAGGGCTGGAGCCGGAGCTGGCCGTGGCGGTGGACGTGATGTTCCCGATCGCCACCCTGACGGCGGCGGTGCAGGCGTTCCAGCGCCAGTTCCCGTCGACCCCGTTGCGGCTGTACGTCGAAGCGCTGGGGGCCGTCGTGCAACCGCTGCTGGCCGGCCAGTGCCGCATCGCGATCATCGGTTCGCTGCCGGACGTGCCAGCCGATTGCGTGTCGCAATACCTGCTCGACGTCGGCGCCGTGACCGTGGTGGCGCCGGGCCACCCGCTCGCGCAGGCCCAGGGCGTGGTGCTGCGCAAGGTCGCCGAGCAGCACGTGCAGCTGGTGCTGACGGACCGCTCGTCGCTGACGCAGGGCCGCAACTTCGGAGTGGTATCGGACAAGACCTGGCGGCTGGCCGACCTGGGCGCCAAGCATTCGTTCCTGCGCGCGGGCCTCGGCTGGGGCCACATGCCGCTGCACATGGTCGAAGGGGACCTGCGGGACGGATCGCTGGTGCGCATCGAACTGGAGACCAGCCCCACGCGCGGGCCGGGCTTCTCGATGCACGCGATCCACCGCAAGGACCAGCCGCCTGGACCGGCGGGCCGCTGGTTCGTCGCCCGGCTGCAGCAATCCGGGCTTCCGGAAGGTCAGGCGCGCGGCGGGCCGGGCGGCAGCGTGTAG
- a CDS encoding pirin family protein has translation MNARPDFAATTRPISYRSSGRTGGGVTRLVSPGDLGQLIKPFVFVDLFELASSRHKMGMHPHSGIATVTVILDGALAYRETTGSHGVLPAGGIEWMRAGSGVWHEGGPAAGGAVTGFQLWLALPPEDENGPAQSIYLAPEQVQSEGPARVVIGRHGAATSAIAPRASINYLHITLRDGETWRYQPPAGHDVAWVAVGRGALDTAATTLEREVAVFEQGNGELVFTARGKTEFVLGSAPRHPHDLVTGYYSVHTSQAALEQGEQEIARIGARLRAEGLL, from the coding sequence ATGAACGCTCGTCCCGATTTTGCCGCCACCACGCGTCCCATCAGCTACCGCAGCAGCGGCCGCACGGGCGGCGGCGTTACCCGCCTCGTCAGCCCCGGCGACCTTGGCCAACTCATCAAGCCGTTCGTCTTCGTCGACCTGTTCGAACTGGCATCGAGCCGTCACAAGATGGGCATGCACCCGCACTCGGGCATCGCCACCGTGACCGTGATCCTCGACGGTGCGCTGGCATACCGCGAGACCACCGGTAGCCATGGCGTGCTGCCGGCCGGCGGCATCGAGTGGATGCGCGCGGGCAGCGGTGTCTGGCATGAAGGCGGGCCGGCCGCCGGCGGCGCCGTGACGGGCTTCCAGCTGTGGCTCGCGCTGCCGCCGGAAGACGAGAACGGCCCCGCGCAAAGCATCTACCTGGCGCCGGAACAGGTGCAGTCGGAAGGTCCGGCCCGGGTGGTGATCGGCCGGCACGGGGCAGCCACCAGCGCGATCGCCCCACGCGCTTCGATCAATTACCTGCACATCACGCTGCGCGATGGCGAGACCTGGCGCTACCAGCCGCCGGCCGGCCACGATGTCGCCTGGGTGGCGGTGGGCCGCGGCGCCCTCGATACGGCCGCCACGACACTCGAACGAGAAGTGGCCGTGTTCGAGCAAGGCAACGGAGAACTCGTCTTCACGGCGCGCGGCAAGACCGAGTTCGTGCTCGGCTCGGCGCCACGCCATCCGCACGACCTGGTCACCGGCTACTACTCGGTGCACACCAGCCAGGCCGCGCTGGAACAGGGCGAACAGGAAATCGCCCGGATCGGCGCCCGGTTGCGCGCCGAAGGCTTGCTGTAA
- a CDS encoding SDR family oxidoreductase encodes MELKDKVALVTGASSGIGAATAKKLAAAGVKVGLAARRLDRLRALADEIREAGGEALAIEMDVTDQGAVERGVKVLADRFGTIDIVFANAGLMPISDIASLKVDEWHRMVDVNVKGLFNTVAAVLPILQQKKSGHIVTTSSIAGRKTFPGLGVYCATKHAVAAFTDILRMEVAPKYNIRVTCVQPGAVESELFEHITDANYRQQMEALKEQMTFLKAEDIGDSIVHVLRAPARVDLAEVFIMPTSQPW; translated from the coding sequence ATGGAACTGAAGGACAAAGTGGCACTGGTCACCGGCGCGTCGAGCGGCATCGGTGCCGCCACCGCGAAGAAGCTGGCCGCGGCCGGCGTGAAAGTGGGCCTGGCCGCGCGTCGGCTGGATCGCCTGCGGGCGCTGGCCGACGAGATCCGCGAGGCGGGCGGCGAGGCGCTGGCGATCGAGATGGATGTGACCGACCAGGGCGCCGTCGAGCGCGGCGTGAAGGTGCTGGCCGACCGGTTCGGCACGATCGACATCGTGTTCGCCAATGCCGGCCTGATGCCGATCTCGGACATCGCCAGCCTGAAGGTCGACGAATGGCACCGCATGGTGGACGTGAACGTGAAAGGCCTGTTCAATACCGTGGCCGCCGTGCTGCCGATCCTGCAGCAGAAGAAGTCCGGCCACATCGTCACCACGTCGTCGATCGCCGGCCGCAAGACCTTCCCCGGCCTGGGTGTGTACTGCGCGACCAAGCATGCGGTGGCCGCGTTCACCGACATCCTGCGCATGGAGGTGGCACCTAAGTACAACATCCGCGTCACCTGCGTGCAGCCGGGCGCGGTGGAGAGCGAACTGTTCGAGCACATCACGGACGCGAACTACCGCCAGCAGATGGAAGCCTTGAAGGAACAGATGACGTTCCTGAAGGCGGAAGACATCGGCGATTCGATCGTCCATGTCTTGCGGGCGCCGGCCCGCGTGGACCTGGCCGAAGTGTTCATCATGCCGACCAGCCAGCCCTGGTAA